A window from Equus caballus isolate H_3958 breed thoroughbred chromosome 8, TB-T2T, whole genome shotgun sequence encodes these proteins:
- the TSHZ1 gene encoding teashirt homolog 1 isoform X2 — MPRRKQQAPRRSAAYVPEEELKAAEIDEENVEEDGLSLGMQEGDYVCNEETEIKEAQSYQNSPVSTATNQDAGYGSPFSENSDQLAHFKSSSSREEKEDPQGPDSISYPQDSLAQIKAVYANLFSESCWSSLALDLKKSSSTTSNNDVGQKEGSTPAPTPPTSTTGTTGTTASTPSSSSGSSSGSSTSTSTSSSGGSGYDWHQAALAKTLQQTSSYGLLPEPSLFSTVQLYRQNNKLYGSVFTGASKFRCKDCSAAYDTLVELTVHMNETGHYRDDNRDKDSEKTKRWSKPRKRSLMEMEGKEDAQKVLKCMYCGHSFESLQDLSVHMIKTKHYQKVPLKEPVPAITKLVPSTKKRALQDLVSPCSPEPAGIAADAALSESAKDQKTANPYVTPNNRYGYQNGASYTWQFEARKAQILKCMECGSSHDTLQQLTAHMMVTGHFLKVTTSASKKGKQLVLDPVVEEKIQSIPLPPTTHTRLPASHIKKQPDSPAGSTTSEEKKEPEKEKAPAASDAEKKIKEESEDGSEKFEPTTLYQYLREEDLDDSPKGGVDILKSLENTVSTAISKAQNGAPSWGGYPSIHAAYQLPGTVKPLPAVQSVQIQPSYASSVKSLSSEHSALLHSPGSLTPPPHKSNVSAMEELVEKVTGKVSVKKEEKPAEKERGSPAKAVSPVAKENKDFPRTEEVSGKPQQRKGPDTEVGKAKREGAVDAHTPNGTEPLKAKVTNGCSTLGIITDHSPEPSFISPLSALQSIMNTHLGKVSKPVSPSLDPLAMLYKISNSMLDNPVYPATPGKQADAIDRYYYENSDQPIDLTKSKSKPLVSSAADSVSSPLRESALMDISDMVKNLTGRLTPKSSTPSTVSEKSDADGSSFEEALDELSPVHKRKGRQSNWNPQHLLILQAQFASSLRETSEGKYIMSDLGPQERVHISKFTGLSMTTISHWLANVKYQLRRTGGTKFLKNLDTGHPVFFCNDCASQFRTASTYINHLETHLGFSLKDLSKLPLNQIQEQQNVSKVLANKALGPVGAAEDDLGSTFQCKLCNRTFASKHAVKLHLSKTHGKSPEDHLIYVTELEKQ; from the coding sequence cTTATGTTCCTGAGGAAGAACTGAAGGCAGCagaaatagatgaagaaaatgtggaggaggatgggctgTCCCTGGGCATGCAGGAGGGCGACTATGTGTGCAATGAAGAGACAGAGATCAAAGAGGCCCAGAGCTACCAGAACTCCCCCGTCAGCACTGCGACGAACCAGGACGCCGGCTATGGGTCGCCTTTCAGCGAAAACAGCGACCAGCTAGCCCATTTCAAAAGCTCTTcctccagagaagagaaagaggatcCGCAGGGTCCAGACAGCATCTCCTACCCCCAGGACAGCTTGGCACAAATCAAGGCTGTGTATGCAAACTTATTCTCGGAATCCTGCTGGTCCAGCTTAGCTCTGGATTTAAAGAAGTCCAGTTCCACCACCAGCAACAACGATGTCGGCCAGAAGGAGGGCTCCACTCCCGCCCCTACGCCCCCCACCAGTACCACGGGGACCACGGGGACCACCGCGAGCACACCCAGCTCCAGCTCTGGCTCCAGCTCGGGCtccagcaccagcaccagcaccagcagCAGTGGCGGCTCGGGCTATGACTGGCATCAGGCGGCCCTGGCCAAGACGCTGCAGCAGACGTCCTCCTACGGGCTGCTCCCCGAGCCCAGCCTTTTCAGCACCGTGCAGCTATACCGGCAGAACAACAAACTCTACGGCTCTGTGTTCACCGGCGCCAGCAAGTTCCGGTGCAAAGACTGCAGCGCTGCCTACGACACGCTGGTGGAGCTGACGGTGCACATGAACGAGACGGGGCACTACCGTGACGACAACAGGGACAAGGATTCTGAGAAGACCAAGCGGTGGTCCAAGCCCAGGAAGCGCTCCCTGATGGagatggaagggaaggaggacGCCCAGAAAGTGCTCAAGTGCATGTACTGCGGCCACTCTTTTGAGTCCTTGCAAGACCTGAGCGTCCACATGATCAAGACAAAGCATTACCAGAAAGTGCCTCTGAAGGAGCCAGTACCAGCCATCACCAAACTGGTCCCTTCTACCAAAAAGCGAGCGCTCCAGGACCTGGTATCCCCTTGTTCTCCCGAGCCAGCAGGAATCGCTGCGGACGCTGCACTCAGTGAGTCCGCCAAGGATCAGAAGACTGCCAACCCCTACGTGACGCCCAACAACCGCTATGGCTACCAGAACGGTGCCAGCTACACCTGGCAGTTCGAGGCCCGCAAAGCACAGATCCTCAAGTGCATGGAGTGCGGCAGCTCCCACGACACCTTGCAGCAGCTCACCGCCCACATGATGGTCACCGGCCACTTCTTGAAAGTGACCACCTCTGCCTCCAAGAAAGGGAAGCAGCTGGTGCTGGACCCTGTAGTGGAAGAGAAGATCCAGTCCATACCTCTGCCCCCGACCACGCACACCCGGCTCCCCGCCTCCCACATCAAAAAGCAGCCTGACTCTCCTGCGGGCTCCACGACCTCGGAAGAGAAGAAGgagccagagaaggagaaggCACCGGCCGCCAGTGACGCGGAGAAGAAGATCAAGGAGGAGAGCGAGGACGGCTCCGAGAAGTTTGAGCCCACCACCCTCTATCAGTACCTCCGTGAGGAGGACCTGGACGACAGCCCCAAGGGCGGGGTGGACATTCTGAAGTCCCTAGAAAACACGGTCTCCACCGCCATCAGCAAAGCCCAGAACGGCGCGCCCTCGTGGGGCGGCTACCCCAGCATCCACGCGGCCTACCAGCTGCCTGGCACCGTGAAGCCGCTGCCGGCAGTGCAGAGCGTGCAGATACAGCCGTCCTACGCCAGCAGCGTGAAGTCGCTGTCCTCAGAGCACAGTGCCCTCCTGCACTCCCCGGGGAGCCTCACGCCACCGCCCCACAAGAGCAACGTGTCGGCCATGGAGGAGCTGGTGGAGAAGGTCACTGGCAAGGTCAGtgtgaagaaggaggagaagcctGCAGAGAAGGAGAGGGGCTCCCCGGCCAAGGCCGTGTCCCCCGTGGCCAAAGAGAATAAAGATTTCCCTAGAACGGAGGAAGTCAGCGGCAAACCGCAGCAGAGGAAGGGCCCCGACACGGAGGTGGGCAAGGCCAAGAGAGAGGGCGCGGTGGACGCCCACACCCCAAATGGCACCGAGCCTCTCAAAGCCAAAGTCACCAATGGCTGCAGTACCCTGGGGATCATCACGGACCACTCCCCGGAGCCCTCCTTCATCAGCCCGCTGAGCGCGCTGCAGTCCATCATGAACACCCACCTTGGCAAGGTGTCCAAGCCCGTGAGCCCCTCGCTCGACCCACTGGCCATGCTGTACAAAATCAGCAACAGCATGCTAGACAATCCCGTCTACCCCGCCACGCCCGGCAAGCAGGCCGACGCCATCGACCGCTACTACTACGAGAACAGCGACCAGCCCATCGACCTGACCAAGTCCAAAAGCAAGCCCCTGGTGTCCAGCGCAGCCGACTCCGTCTCGTCACCTCTCCGGGAGAGCGCCCTGATGGACATCTCTGACATGGTGAAAAACCTCACGGGCCGGCTGACCCCCAAGTCCTCCACGCCCTCCACGGTGTCGGAGAAATCGGACGCCGACGGCAGCAGCTTCGAGGAGGCGCTGGACGAGCTGTCGCCCGTTCACAAGAGGAAGGGACGACAGTCCAACTGGAACCCCCAGCACCTGCTCATCCTGCAGGCCCAGTTCGCCTCGAGCCTGCGGGAGACCTCGGAAGGTAAGTACATCATGTCGGACCTGGGCCCTCAGGAGCGGGTGCACATCTCCAAGTTTACCGGGCTCTCCATGACCACCATCAGCCACTGGCTGGCCAACGTGAAGTACCAGCTGAGGAGGACAGGGGGGACGAAGTTCCTCAAGAACCTGGACACAGGGcatcctgttttcttttgcaaCGATTGTGCCTCTCAGTTCAGAACTGCTTCTACGTACATAAATCATCTAGAGACACATTTAGGCTTCAGCTTGAAGGATCTCTCCAAGCTGCCACTAAATCAGATTCAAGAACAGCAGAATGTCTCGAAGGTCCTGGCTAACAAAGCTCTGGGCCCCGTGGGGGCCGCCGAGGACGACTTGGGCTCCACATTCCAATGTAAGCTCTGCAACCGGACTTTTGCGAGCAAGCACGCGGTCAAACTGCACCTTAGTAAGACCCACGGCAAGTCCCCGGAGGACCACCTGATCTATGTGACAGAGTTGGAAAAACAGTAG
- the TSHZ1 gene encoding teashirt homolog 1 isoform X3, with protein sequence MQEGDYVCNEETEIKEAQSYQNSPVSTATNQDAGYGSPFSENSDQLAHFKSSSSREEKEDPQGPDSISYPQDSLAQIKAVYANLFSESCWSSLALDLKKSSSTTSNNDVGQKEGSTPAPTPPTSTTGTTGTTASTPSSSSGSSSGSSTSTSTSSSGGSGYDWHQAALAKTLQQTSSYGLLPEPSLFSTVQLYRQNNKLYGSVFTGASKFRCKDCSAAYDTLVELTVHMNETGHYRDDNRDKDSEKTKRWSKPRKRSLMEMEGKEDAQKVLKCMYCGHSFESLQDLSVHMIKTKHYQKVPLKEPVPAITKLVPSTKKRALQDLVSPCSPEPAGIAADAALSESAKDQKTANPYVTPNNRYGYQNGASYTWQFEARKAQILKCMECGSSHDTLQQLTAHMMVTGHFLKVTTSASKKGKQLVLDPVVEEKIQSIPLPPTTHTRLPASHIKKQPDSPAGSTTSEEKKEPEKEKAPAASDAEKKIKEESEDGSEKFEPTTLYQYLREEDLDDSPKGGVDILKSLENTVSTAISKAQNGAPSWGGYPSIHAAYQLPGTVKPLPAVQSVQIQPSYASSVKSLSSEHSALLHSPGSLTPPPHKSNVSAMEELVEKVTGKVSVKKEEKPAEKERGSPAKAVSPVAKENKDFPRTEEVSGKPQQRKGPDTEVGKAKREGAVDAHTPNGTEPLKAKVTNGCSTLGIITDHSPEPSFISPLSALQSIMNTHLGKVSKPVSPSLDPLAMLYKISNSMLDNPVYPATPGKQADAIDRYYYENSDQPIDLTKSKSKPLVSSAADSVSSPLRESALMDISDMVKNLTGRLTPKSSTPSTVSEKSDADGSSFEEALDELSPVHKRKGRQSNWNPQHLLILQAQFASSLRETSEGKYIMSDLGPQERVHISKFTGLSMTTISHWLANVKYQLRRTGGTKFLKNLDTGHPVFFCNDCASQFRTASTYINHLETHLGFSLKDLSKLPLNQIQEQQNVSKVLANKALGPVGAAEDDLGSTFQCKLCNRTFASKHAVKLHLSKTHGKSPEDHLIYVTELEKQ encoded by the coding sequence ATGCAGGAGGGCGACTATGTGTGCAATGAAGAGACAGAGATCAAAGAGGCCCAGAGCTACCAGAACTCCCCCGTCAGCACTGCGACGAACCAGGACGCCGGCTATGGGTCGCCTTTCAGCGAAAACAGCGACCAGCTAGCCCATTTCAAAAGCTCTTcctccagagaagagaaagaggatcCGCAGGGTCCAGACAGCATCTCCTACCCCCAGGACAGCTTGGCACAAATCAAGGCTGTGTATGCAAACTTATTCTCGGAATCCTGCTGGTCCAGCTTAGCTCTGGATTTAAAGAAGTCCAGTTCCACCACCAGCAACAACGATGTCGGCCAGAAGGAGGGCTCCACTCCCGCCCCTACGCCCCCCACCAGTACCACGGGGACCACGGGGACCACCGCGAGCACACCCAGCTCCAGCTCTGGCTCCAGCTCGGGCtccagcaccagcaccagcaccagcagCAGTGGCGGCTCGGGCTATGACTGGCATCAGGCGGCCCTGGCCAAGACGCTGCAGCAGACGTCCTCCTACGGGCTGCTCCCCGAGCCCAGCCTTTTCAGCACCGTGCAGCTATACCGGCAGAACAACAAACTCTACGGCTCTGTGTTCACCGGCGCCAGCAAGTTCCGGTGCAAAGACTGCAGCGCTGCCTACGACACGCTGGTGGAGCTGACGGTGCACATGAACGAGACGGGGCACTACCGTGACGACAACAGGGACAAGGATTCTGAGAAGACCAAGCGGTGGTCCAAGCCCAGGAAGCGCTCCCTGATGGagatggaagggaaggaggacGCCCAGAAAGTGCTCAAGTGCATGTACTGCGGCCACTCTTTTGAGTCCTTGCAAGACCTGAGCGTCCACATGATCAAGACAAAGCATTACCAGAAAGTGCCTCTGAAGGAGCCAGTACCAGCCATCACCAAACTGGTCCCTTCTACCAAAAAGCGAGCGCTCCAGGACCTGGTATCCCCTTGTTCTCCCGAGCCAGCAGGAATCGCTGCGGACGCTGCACTCAGTGAGTCCGCCAAGGATCAGAAGACTGCCAACCCCTACGTGACGCCCAACAACCGCTATGGCTACCAGAACGGTGCCAGCTACACCTGGCAGTTCGAGGCCCGCAAAGCACAGATCCTCAAGTGCATGGAGTGCGGCAGCTCCCACGACACCTTGCAGCAGCTCACCGCCCACATGATGGTCACCGGCCACTTCTTGAAAGTGACCACCTCTGCCTCCAAGAAAGGGAAGCAGCTGGTGCTGGACCCTGTAGTGGAAGAGAAGATCCAGTCCATACCTCTGCCCCCGACCACGCACACCCGGCTCCCCGCCTCCCACATCAAAAAGCAGCCTGACTCTCCTGCGGGCTCCACGACCTCGGAAGAGAAGAAGgagccagagaaggagaaggCACCGGCCGCCAGTGACGCGGAGAAGAAGATCAAGGAGGAGAGCGAGGACGGCTCCGAGAAGTTTGAGCCCACCACCCTCTATCAGTACCTCCGTGAGGAGGACCTGGACGACAGCCCCAAGGGCGGGGTGGACATTCTGAAGTCCCTAGAAAACACGGTCTCCACCGCCATCAGCAAAGCCCAGAACGGCGCGCCCTCGTGGGGCGGCTACCCCAGCATCCACGCGGCCTACCAGCTGCCTGGCACCGTGAAGCCGCTGCCGGCAGTGCAGAGCGTGCAGATACAGCCGTCCTACGCCAGCAGCGTGAAGTCGCTGTCCTCAGAGCACAGTGCCCTCCTGCACTCCCCGGGGAGCCTCACGCCACCGCCCCACAAGAGCAACGTGTCGGCCATGGAGGAGCTGGTGGAGAAGGTCACTGGCAAGGTCAGtgtgaagaaggaggagaagcctGCAGAGAAGGAGAGGGGCTCCCCGGCCAAGGCCGTGTCCCCCGTGGCCAAAGAGAATAAAGATTTCCCTAGAACGGAGGAAGTCAGCGGCAAACCGCAGCAGAGGAAGGGCCCCGACACGGAGGTGGGCAAGGCCAAGAGAGAGGGCGCGGTGGACGCCCACACCCCAAATGGCACCGAGCCTCTCAAAGCCAAAGTCACCAATGGCTGCAGTACCCTGGGGATCATCACGGACCACTCCCCGGAGCCCTCCTTCATCAGCCCGCTGAGCGCGCTGCAGTCCATCATGAACACCCACCTTGGCAAGGTGTCCAAGCCCGTGAGCCCCTCGCTCGACCCACTGGCCATGCTGTACAAAATCAGCAACAGCATGCTAGACAATCCCGTCTACCCCGCCACGCCCGGCAAGCAGGCCGACGCCATCGACCGCTACTACTACGAGAACAGCGACCAGCCCATCGACCTGACCAAGTCCAAAAGCAAGCCCCTGGTGTCCAGCGCAGCCGACTCCGTCTCGTCACCTCTCCGGGAGAGCGCCCTGATGGACATCTCTGACATGGTGAAAAACCTCACGGGCCGGCTGACCCCCAAGTCCTCCACGCCCTCCACGGTGTCGGAGAAATCGGACGCCGACGGCAGCAGCTTCGAGGAGGCGCTGGACGAGCTGTCGCCCGTTCACAAGAGGAAGGGACGACAGTCCAACTGGAACCCCCAGCACCTGCTCATCCTGCAGGCCCAGTTCGCCTCGAGCCTGCGGGAGACCTCGGAAGGTAAGTACATCATGTCGGACCTGGGCCCTCAGGAGCGGGTGCACATCTCCAAGTTTACCGGGCTCTCCATGACCACCATCAGCCACTGGCTGGCCAACGTGAAGTACCAGCTGAGGAGGACAGGGGGGACGAAGTTCCTCAAGAACCTGGACACAGGGcatcctgttttcttttgcaaCGATTGTGCCTCTCAGTTCAGAACTGCTTCTACGTACATAAATCATCTAGAGACACATTTAGGCTTCAGCTTGAAGGATCTCTCCAAGCTGCCACTAAATCAGATTCAAGAACAGCAGAATGTCTCGAAGGTCCTGGCTAACAAAGCTCTGGGCCCCGTGGGGGCCGCCGAGGACGACTTGGGCTCCACATTCCAATGTAAGCTCTGCAACCGGACTTTTGCGAGCAAGCACGCGGTCAAACTGCACCTTAGTAAGACCCACGGCAAGTCCCCGGAGGACCACCTGATCTATGTGACAGAGTTGGAAAAACAGTAG
- the TSHZ1 gene encoding teashirt homolog 1 isoform X1: MAFSLPKKSLYFLRGPCEEEPFDLNHWCYLACFKDWSSIPFHCTPCTCYSTSRGNARSSRKRNAQSCQVSCNVDVNSTYVPEEELKAAEIDEENVEEDGLSLGMQEGDYVCNEETEIKEAQSYQNSPVSTATNQDAGYGSPFSENSDQLAHFKSSSSREEKEDPQGPDSISYPQDSLAQIKAVYANLFSESCWSSLALDLKKSSSTTSNNDVGQKEGSTPAPTPPTSTTGTTGTTASTPSSSSGSSSGSSTSTSTSSSGGSGYDWHQAALAKTLQQTSSYGLLPEPSLFSTVQLYRQNNKLYGSVFTGASKFRCKDCSAAYDTLVELTVHMNETGHYRDDNRDKDSEKTKRWSKPRKRSLMEMEGKEDAQKVLKCMYCGHSFESLQDLSVHMIKTKHYQKVPLKEPVPAITKLVPSTKKRALQDLVSPCSPEPAGIAADAALSESAKDQKTANPYVTPNNRYGYQNGASYTWQFEARKAQILKCMECGSSHDTLQQLTAHMMVTGHFLKVTTSASKKGKQLVLDPVVEEKIQSIPLPPTTHTRLPASHIKKQPDSPAGSTTSEEKKEPEKEKAPAASDAEKKIKEESEDGSEKFEPTTLYQYLREEDLDDSPKGGVDILKSLENTVSTAISKAQNGAPSWGGYPSIHAAYQLPGTVKPLPAVQSVQIQPSYASSVKSLSSEHSALLHSPGSLTPPPHKSNVSAMEELVEKVTGKVSVKKEEKPAEKERGSPAKAVSPVAKENKDFPRTEEVSGKPQQRKGPDTEVGKAKREGAVDAHTPNGTEPLKAKVTNGCSTLGIITDHSPEPSFISPLSALQSIMNTHLGKVSKPVSPSLDPLAMLYKISNSMLDNPVYPATPGKQADAIDRYYYENSDQPIDLTKSKSKPLVSSAADSVSSPLRESALMDISDMVKNLTGRLTPKSSTPSTVSEKSDADGSSFEEALDELSPVHKRKGRQSNWNPQHLLILQAQFASSLRETSEGKYIMSDLGPQERVHISKFTGLSMTTISHWLANVKYQLRRTGGTKFLKNLDTGHPVFFCNDCASQFRTASTYINHLETHLGFSLKDLSKLPLNQIQEQQNVSKVLANKALGPVGAAEDDLGSTFQCKLCNRTFASKHAVKLHLSKTHGKSPEDHLIYVTELEKQ, from the coding sequence cTTATGTTCCTGAGGAAGAACTGAAGGCAGCagaaatagatgaagaaaatgtggaggaggatgggctgTCCCTGGGCATGCAGGAGGGCGACTATGTGTGCAATGAAGAGACAGAGATCAAAGAGGCCCAGAGCTACCAGAACTCCCCCGTCAGCACTGCGACGAACCAGGACGCCGGCTATGGGTCGCCTTTCAGCGAAAACAGCGACCAGCTAGCCCATTTCAAAAGCTCTTcctccagagaagagaaagaggatcCGCAGGGTCCAGACAGCATCTCCTACCCCCAGGACAGCTTGGCACAAATCAAGGCTGTGTATGCAAACTTATTCTCGGAATCCTGCTGGTCCAGCTTAGCTCTGGATTTAAAGAAGTCCAGTTCCACCACCAGCAACAACGATGTCGGCCAGAAGGAGGGCTCCACTCCCGCCCCTACGCCCCCCACCAGTACCACGGGGACCACGGGGACCACCGCGAGCACACCCAGCTCCAGCTCTGGCTCCAGCTCGGGCtccagcaccagcaccagcaccagcagCAGTGGCGGCTCGGGCTATGACTGGCATCAGGCGGCCCTGGCCAAGACGCTGCAGCAGACGTCCTCCTACGGGCTGCTCCCCGAGCCCAGCCTTTTCAGCACCGTGCAGCTATACCGGCAGAACAACAAACTCTACGGCTCTGTGTTCACCGGCGCCAGCAAGTTCCGGTGCAAAGACTGCAGCGCTGCCTACGACACGCTGGTGGAGCTGACGGTGCACATGAACGAGACGGGGCACTACCGTGACGACAACAGGGACAAGGATTCTGAGAAGACCAAGCGGTGGTCCAAGCCCAGGAAGCGCTCCCTGATGGagatggaagggaaggaggacGCCCAGAAAGTGCTCAAGTGCATGTACTGCGGCCACTCTTTTGAGTCCTTGCAAGACCTGAGCGTCCACATGATCAAGACAAAGCATTACCAGAAAGTGCCTCTGAAGGAGCCAGTACCAGCCATCACCAAACTGGTCCCTTCTACCAAAAAGCGAGCGCTCCAGGACCTGGTATCCCCTTGTTCTCCCGAGCCAGCAGGAATCGCTGCGGACGCTGCACTCAGTGAGTCCGCCAAGGATCAGAAGACTGCCAACCCCTACGTGACGCCCAACAACCGCTATGGCTACCAGAACGGTGCCAGCTACACCTGGCAGTTCGAGGCCCGCAAAGCACAGATCCTCAAGTGCATGGAGTGCGGCAGCTCCCACGACACCTTGCAGCAGCTCACCGCCCACATGATGGTCACCGGCCACTTCTTGAAAGTGACCACCTCTGCCTCCAAGAAAGGGAAGCAGCTGGTGCTGGACCCTGTAGTGGAAGAGAAGATCCAGTCCATACCTCTGCCCCCGACCACGCACACCCGGCTCCCCGCCTCCCACATCAAAAAGCAGCCTGACTCTCCTGCGGGCTCCACGACCTCGGAAGAGAAGAAGgagccagagaaggagaaggCACCGGCCGCCAGTGACGCGGAGAAGAAGATCAAGGAGGAGAGCGAGGACGGCTCCGAGAAGTTTGAGCCCACCACCCTCTATCAGTACCTCCGTGAGGAGGACCTGGACGACAGCCCCAAGGGCGGGGTGGACATTCTGAAGTCCCTAGAAAACACGGTCTCCACCGCCATCAGCAAAGCCCAGAACGGCGCGCCCTCGTGGGGCGGCTACCCCAGCATCCACGCGGCCTACCAGCTGCCTGGCACCGTGAAGCCGCTGCCGGCAGTGCAGAGCGTGCAGATACAGCCGTCCTACGCCAGCAGCGTGAAGTCGCTGTCCTCAGAGCACAGTGCCCTCCTGCACTCCCCGGGGAGCCTCACGCCACCGCCCCACAAGAGCAACGTGTCGGCCATGGAGGAGCTGGTGGAGAAGGTCACTGGCAAGGTCAGtgtgaagaaggaggagaagcctGCAGAGAAGGAGAGGGGCTCCCCGGCCAAGGCCGTGTCCCCCGTGGCCAAAGAGAATAAAGATTTCCCTAGAACGGAGGAAGTCAGCGGCAAACCGCAGCAGAGGAAGGGCCCCGACACGGAGGTGGGCAAGGCCAAGAGAGAGGGCGCGGTGGACGCCCACACCCCAAATGGCACCGAGCCTCTCAAAGCCAAAGTCACCAATGGCTGCAGTACCCTGGGGATCATCACGGACCACTCCCCGGAGCCCTCCTTCATCAGCCCGCTGAGCGCGCTGCAGTCCATCATGAACACCCACCTTGGCAAGGTGTCCAAGCCCGTGAGCCCCTCGCTCGACCCACTGGCCATGCTGTACAAAATCAGCAACAGCATGCTAGACAATCCCGTCTACCCCGCCACGCCCGGCAAGCAGGCCGACGCCATCGACCGCTACTACTACGAGAACAGCGACCAGCCCATCGACCTGACCAAGTCCAAAAGCAAGCCCCTGGTGTCCAGCGCAGCCGACTCCGTCTCGTCACCTCTCCGGGAGAGCGCCCTGATGGACATCTCTGACATGGTGAAAAACCTCACGGGCCGGCTGACCCCCAAGTCCTCCACGCCCTCCACGGTGTCGGAGAAATCGGACGCCGACGGCAGCAGCTTCGAGGAGGCGCTGGACGAGCTGTCGCCCGTTCACAAGAGGAAGGGACGACAGTCCAACTGGAACCCCCAGCACCTGCTCATCCTGCAGGCCCAGTTCGCCTCGAGCCTGCGGGAGACCTCGGAAGGTAAGTACATCATGTCGGACCTGGGCCCTCAGGAGCGGGTGCACATCTCCAAGTTTACCGGGCTCTCCATGACCACCATCAGCCACTGGCTGGCCAACGTGAAGTACCAGCTGAGGAGGACAGGGGGGACGAAGTTCCTCAAGAACCTGGACACAGGGcatcctgttttcttttgcaaCGATTGTGCCTCTCAGTTCAGAACTGCTTCTACGTACATAAATCATCTAGAGACACATTTAGGCTTCAGCTTGAAGGATCTCTCCAAGCTGCCACTAAATCAGATTCAAGAACAGCAGAATGTCTCGAAGGTCCTGGCTAACAAAGCTCTGGGCCCCGTGGGGGCCGCCGAGGACGACTTGGGCTCCACATTCCAATGTAAGCTCTGCAACCGGACTTTTGCGAGCAAGCACGCGGTCAAACTGCACCTTAGTAAGACCCACGGCAAGTCCCCGGAGGACCACCTGATCTATGTGACAGAGTTGGAAAAACAGTAG